The Nocardioides ginsengisegetis region CCAGCTCTCGGCGACGCCCGAGGGCTCGGGCGACCTGCCCCGGCTCCTGGTCGACCTGCTCGACCGACGCCTCGAGGGTCTGGCAGACGGGGCCTGGGCCGTGGCCGGCGCCCTCGGTGTCGCCGACCGGGCGTTGACCGACAGCCAGCTGGCCGACGTCACGCAACTGCCTCCTGCAGGCCTCGCGAGCGGACTGCGCGACCTCGCCGCACGACGCCTGCTGACGGAGCCCTCGCGACCGCGCGAGGTCGAGCTGCGCCACCCTCTCCTCGCCGAGGCGATCCGTCGCCGCCTGGTCGCCGGCGAGGCCGCGGAACAGCACCGCCGGCTCGCGGAGGCGCTCGCCGCGGGACCGGACCCGTCGCCGGCGGAGATCGCGACGCACTGGCAGGCCGCCGACGACCCCGCGCAGGAGCTGGTCTGGCGGATCCGAGCCGCGCGGGCAGCCGAGGACCGGTTCGCGATGGCCGGCGCCGCGGAGCAGTGGCTGCGCGTCCTGGAGCTGTGGCCGCCCGACGCCGCGACCGCCGGTTCCCCGCCCATCAGCCGGTGGACGGCGTACGCCGCGACCGCCGACGCCCTGGAGGGCTCGGGCCAGATCGGGCGTTCCGTGGACCTCCTCGAGGGGGCCCTCGCGTGGGCGTCGGACCTGTCGTCGGACGAGACGGCCGACCTCTACGGCCGGGTGGGCGGCTACCGCACCTTCTTCCAGCAACCGGCGGCGGGGCTGCCGCTGCTGGACAGGTCGATCGCCCTCTACGAGCAGTTGCCACCGTTCGCGGGGTATCCGCGAGCGCTCAACGAGCGGGCCACGGCCCAGATCAACCTTGGCCGGTCCGCTGAGGCCGTGGCCGACCTCGCCAGGGCGGTCGAGGTCAGCCTCGCGCTCGACGACCCGGCTGCTCAGCGCCGATACCGTGTCGCCCAGGCCCGCCACGACTACTACCTGCCGGGCGACCGGATGGACGCGGTCGCGCGGATCTCCGCCCAGGCGGCGCTGGTCCTCCCCCGTCCCGACCCGGTGGGCGACATCGAGGCGGCCCTGGCCCACACCGACATGCTGCTGCAGGAGGGCGCCGACGCGGACACGGTCGAGGAGGCCGCGCGGCGAGGGCTGGAGGCCGCGGCCACCTGGGGCATCGAGGACTTCCTGACGTCGATGCTGCTCGTCAACGTGTCGGAGGCATTCCTGCGCGAGGGACAGGTGGCCCGTGCCGCTGCCCTCATCGACCCGGTCACCGACGACACGTCGGGCAACGACCGGTATCCCCTCCGCCTGCAGCGCGCCCGGCTCGACGCGCTGCGGGGTGAACCGGGGGCCGTGAGCCGGCTCGGTGCGCTCGACGAGATGGTCCCCACCATCCGGTCCTGGTTCGTCCCCTGGGCCGCCGAGGTGGAGCTGTGGTGCGGCCGGCCCCGTCAGGCACTGGACCAGCTGCTCGCCGACCTGGAGTGGCGGGCCCCGGCGAGCGTGCCGCCGCCCGGCTCCGACACGTTCATGCTCATGGCCCGGGCGGCCGCCGACATCGTCGCGCAGACCGGCACCGCCGCCCGTCGCCGACAGCGTGCCGAGCTCGTGGATCGGCTGCACCGGGCGCGCGCGGACGCGGACGCGCTCCCCCTCGACGACTACTGCATCCGGAACGTGGCCACGTCCGCCTTCGACGCGACGTACGCCGCGGAGCTGGCGCGCCTCACCGGCGAGCAGTCGGTCGAGCCCTGGGTGGCCGCCGCGTCCGCGTGGGACAGGATCCACCGCCCCCACGAAG contains the following coding sequences:
- a CDS encoding AAA family ATPase; the protein is MGALPRPAIPPGAQRDLNDALHDLHHRSGWPSLRVLAREAGCSHTTVSGVFSAPRLPAWGVLEVLVEAMHGEVGQFHSLWLAASTPTEVTGPAQPRIAGRRRELAVVRKHLESGSGLLLVAGEAGLGKTRLVDTAATVEAGDVFVARGSCLPLSTEVPFLPIADVLRAVHAVDEGQWLKEALAECAAFVPGALRALLPELDATGLGAEPQGDWSRQRLFTAVGATLGALAGIRPLAVLIEDLHWADSGTLDLLEHLLARGARWPLLGTWRLDDPATATATLDWFTVVRRLPDADVLELAPLSRDETGEQLALLLSHPADPDLVDRVYQRTLGQPLFTDQLSATPEGSGDLPRLLVDLLDRRLEGLADGAWAVAGALGVADRALTDSQLADVTQLPPAGLASGLRDLAARRLLTEPSRPREVELRHPLLAEAIRRRLVAGEAAEQHRRLAEALAAGPDPSPAEIATHWQAADDPAQELVWRIRAARAAEDRFAMAGAAEQWLRVLELWPPDAATAGSPPISRWTAYAATADALEGSGQIGRSVDLLEGALAWASDLSSDETADLYGRVGGYRTFFQQPAAGLPLLDRSIALYEQLPPFAGYPRALNERATAQINLGRSAEAVADLARAVEVSLALDDPAAQRRYRVAQARHDYYLPGDRMDAVARISAQAALVLPRPDPVGDIEAALAHTDMLLQEGADADTVEEAARRGLEAAATWGIEDFLTSMLLVNVSEAFLREGQVARAAALIDPVTDDTSGNDRYPLRLQRARLDALRGEPGAVSRLGALDEMVPTIRSWFVPWAAEVELWCGRPRQALDQLLADLEWRAPASVPPPGSDTFMLMARAAADIVAQTGTAARRRQRAELVDRLHRARADADALPLDDYCIRNVATSAFDATYAAELARLTGEQSVEPWVAAASAWDRIHRPHEAAYARWRAAQVALAGGQASTAATLLRKAGRQAREHVPLLSAIAATR